One window of the Leishmania panamensis strain MHOM/PA/94/PSC-1 chromosome 12 sequence genome contains the following:
- the ALAT gene encoding alanine aminotransferase (TriTrypDB/GeneDB-style sysID: LpmP.12.0630): MLRNVACRLAPKPCHLNPRVIEAEYAVRGLIPSRADEIKADLAAGRGSYSFQSLVYCNIGNPQSLGQMPLTFYRQVMALVDAPFLLEDPEIVARLPVDAVARAREFLAEIGTGTGAYTESFGYRFARAAVAAHINQHSHHVGPAATVDDVCLTDGASTGVKVFLQVLIGGSSDAVMVPIPQYPLYSAQITLLGGVKVPYYLREAEGWGVQASDLAAAYDQCVAESDATPRIFVCINPGNPTGNVLERCVMEDVVRFCHERGMLLLADEVYQENVYDPRRQFVSFREVVLGMPEPYCVETMLVSLHSTSKGVIGECGRRGGYFCMTNLPGELRAQVTKLCSINLCANVNGQVMTALMCSPPREGDASYALYRREYDGIFTSLKERAALLARELATVRGLSCQPVEGAMYAFSTITLPARYGARNEELNAKEGRQLALDARWALELLESSGVVVVPGSGFGQAAGTLHFRTTILPPLAQMERMVHAIREFQELLYKQYA, encoded by the coding sequence ATGCTGCGCAACGTTGCTTGTCGCTTGGCACCGAAGCCGTGCCACCTAAACCCCCGTGTAATCGAGGCGGAGTACGCCGTGCGAGGGTTAATCCCATCCCGCGCGGACGAGATCAAGGCGGATCTGGCCGCTGGCCGCGGCTCCTACTCGTTCCAGAGCCTTGTGTACTGCAACATTGGTAACCCGCAGTCGCTGGGGCAGATGCCACTGACGTTCTACCGGCAGGTAATGGCGCTGGTGGATGCGCCGTTTCTGCTGGAGGACCCGGAGATAGTCGCGCGGCTGCCAGTGGACGCCGTTGCGCGAGCACGTGAGTTCCTTGCGGAGATCGGCACGGGCACGGGGGCGTACACGGAGTCGTTTGGGTACCGGTtcgcacgcgctgctgttgctgcccaCATTAACCAGCACAGCCACCACGTAGGCCCCGCTGCAACGGTGGACGATGTCTGTCTGACGGACGGGGCGAGCACGGGTGTGAAGGTGTTTCTGCAAGTTCTTATTGGTGGTTCGAGCGACGCGGTGATGGTCCCGATCCCGCAGTATCCGCTGTACTCTGCGCAGATCACGCTGCTTGGTGGGGTGAAGGTGCCGTACTAcctgcgcgaggcggaggggtggggggtgcagGCGTCAgacctcgctgctgcgtatGACCAGTGCGTGGCCGAGAGCGACGCGACGCCGCGCATTTTTGTGTGTATCAACCCAGGGAACCCGACAGGGAATGTGCTGGAGCGCTGCGTGATGGAAGACGTGGTGCGGTTCTGCCACGAACGTGGGATGCTGTTGCTTGCGGATGAGGTGTACCAGGAAAACGTGTACGACCCGCGGCGCCAGTTCGTTAGCTTCCGTGAGGTTGTGCTTGGGATGCCTGAGCCGTACTGCGTGGAGACAATGCTCGTGTCGCTGCACTCGACGTCGAAGGGCGTGATTGGGGAATGCGGGCGGCGTGGTGGGTACTTCTGCATGACAAACCTGCCCGGtgagctgcgtgcgcaggtTACAAAGCTGTGCTCGATCAACCTGTGCGCGAATGTGAACGGGCAGGTGATGACGGCGCTGATGtgctcgccgccgcgtgAGGGCGATGCGAGCTACGCGTTGTACCGGCGCGAGTACGACGGGATCTTTACGAGCTTGAAGgagcgcgctgcgctgcttgcaCGCGAGCTTGCGACTGTGCGTGGGCTCTCGTGCCAGCCGGTGGAGGGTGCGATGTACGCCTTCTCGACAATCACGCTGCCTGCGCGGTACGGCGCGCGGAACGAGGAGCTGAACGCGAAGGAGGGgcggcagctggcgctggaTGCGCGCTGGGCACTGGAGCTGCTCGAGTCGAGCGGggttgtggtggtgccggGGTCCGGGTTTGGCCAGGCGGCGGGGACGCTGCACTTCCGAACGACGAttctgccgccgctcgcGCAGATGGAGCGAATGGTTCATGCGATCCGCGAGTTCCAAGAGCTGCTCTACAAGCAGTACGCGTAA